One Ananas comosus cultivar F153 linkage group 1, ASM154086v1, whole genome shotgun sequence DNA window includes the following coding sequences:
- the LOC109714655 gene encoding uncharacterized protein LOC109714655 produces MVFVHGKQPLTDDQFDHLADQNLSGLEEHYQIAPFSDISSSKGGAGEHFKLEHSKRPLCDGKPSQVALKRPKQLDQNRMLYSFEEFTFTSGAFEGLPASVLVDKYFGSRDNNYFPSFDPPVRAPLFPYYFEDCQRAVGFNQVDEIHSPVLEIHPRKPVAIGPNHQADLPDWKPRGFRNGSGDSFHCDASSLNSETCLASVCHPADDENEDSEKWIRTCVIPMPCADGLASEIRTTNSNIRCSCTEPGSIQCAKQHVMEVRENLKAALGPDRFEALGFCEMGEDVALKWTEEEERLFQEVVLSNPASLGKNFWDELPHVFSSKSSKELVSYYFNVFMLRKRAEQNRSDPMNVDSDNDEWQESDDGEFEEDETEEDSAVDSLTDREDLGYNHKACVGGDIHEESDEGDDCDGEENEGVTGKNLRGRSDDLGVQDESCTSFEGQNNGADSASQADEMQHFSIEENGNHQREHRNDWLSGIADNVFFDGHCDPKMWEMNFSHERREDFLSTCNVVEEVIGIDAYENNAISRHSIS; encoded by the exons ATGGTGTTTGTGCACGGCAAACAACCTCTAACGGATGATCAGTTTGACCATCTTGCTGATCAGAACCTGAGTGGGTTGGAGGAGCACTATCAAATTGCACCATTCTCTGACATTTCTTCATCTAAAG GTGGCGCTGGTGAGCATTTCAAGTTGGAGCATAGCAAGCGGCCTCTTTGCGATGGCAAGCCTTCCCAAGTTGCTCTTAAACGCCCAAAGCAACTGGACCAGAATAGAATGTTATATTCATTTGAAGAATTTACATTTACTTCAGGCGCCTTTGAGGGGCTACCTGCCTCAG TTCTAGTGGACAAATATTTTGGCAGCAGAGACAATAATTATTTTCCTAGCTTTGATCCACCTGTTCGGGCACCTCTCTTTCCTTACTATTTCGAGGATTGCCAACGAGCAGTTGGATTTAATCAAGTAGATGAGATTCATTCACCTGTTCTCGAAATTCATCCTCGAAAACCTGTTGCCATTGGGCCCAATCATCAGGCCGATCTTCCAGATTGGAAGCCAAGAGGTTTTAGGAATGGCTCTGGGGATTCTTTTCATTGTGATGCGTCTTCACTTAATTCGGAGAcatgtttagcttctgtttgtCATCCTGCGGATGATGAAAATGAGGATAGTGAGAAGTGGATTAGAACTTGTGTCATTCCAATGCCTTGTGCAGATGGCTTAGCTTCAGAAATCAGAACTACAAATAGTAATATACGTTGTAGCTGCACTGAACCTGGGTCCATCCAATGCGCAAAACAGCATGTGATGGAGGTCAGAGAGAATCTCAAGGCAGCCTTGGGGCCAGACAGATTCGAAgcattagggttttgtgagatGGGAGAGGATGTAGCTTTGAAATGgacggaagaggaggagagactTTTCCAGGAAGTCGTCCTATCCAACCCTGCTTCCTTGGGCAAGAACTTTTGGGATGAGCTCCCGCATGTATTCTCCTCGAAAAGCAGCAAAGAGTTGGTCAGTTACTATTTTAACGTCTTCATGCTACGAAAGAGGGCTGAGCAAAACAGGTCGGATCCCATGAATGTGGACAGCGACAATGATGAATGGCAAGAGAGCGATGATGGTGAGTTTGAAGAGGACGAAACAGAAGAAGATTCTGCTGTGGACTCTTTGACTGACAGGGAGGACTTAGGTTATAATCATAAAGCTTGTGTGGGGGGAGATATTCATGAAGAATCTGATGAGGGAGATGACTGTGATGGTGAAGAAAATGAAGGGGTCACCGGAAAAAATCTGCGAGGCCGTTCAGATGATCTGGGTGTCCAGGATGAATCGTGCACATCATTTGAGGGCCAGAATAACGGGGCTGACTCTGCTAGTCAGGCTGACGAGATGCAACATTTTAGCATCGAAGAAAACGGGAACCACCAGAGGGAACATAGAAATGATTGGTTGAGTGGTATTGCAGATAATGTGTTCTTCGATGGCCATTGTGACCCAAAAATGTGGGAAATGAACTTTAGTCATGAAAGAAGAGAAGATTTTTTGTCGACCTGTAACGTGGTTGAAGAAGTGATTGGTATAGATGCTTACGAGAATAATGCTATCAGTCGTCATAGCATCAGCTAG
- the LOC109708162 gene encoding zinc finger protein ZAT1-like: METKHSCKACGKSFPCGRSLGGHMRSHLSLIAPPSEAAEDNARIGRSSIGSASRSYVLRENPKRTWRVASRDTDLDLKSERVFAPRKQFSEHSKCHSEEEHEESSSWKEQEDVALCLMMLSRDVDDKGVDKESKEDPGSLTNDTERSKRRSKLCFLPNGKANSGASDEGPAENSRVSEINKENGGSGDFGSSTKKKKRPYNCATCDKSFPSYQALGGHRASHKRIRGFVCSSKAQENSAETNASFESTTLKETLNKDIGADHCCAETKSVNRHQCPFCFKIFPSGQALGGHKRSHLVSRSDFGEVSGINQNFEIGQRKLKQRNLIDLNLPAPVDEDSSNTNENYEFKSWWI, from the coding sequence ATGGAGACGAAGCATAGCTGCAAGGCTTGTGGGAAGAGCTTCCCCTGCGGGAGATCGCTGGGCGGGCACATGAGATCTCACTTGTCGCTCATCGCCCCCccgtcggaggcggcggaggataATGCAAGGATCGGGCGAAGCTCGATCGGATCGGCGTCGCGATCTTACGTTCTCCGAGAGAATCCTAAGAGGACTTGGAGGGTCGCAAGCCGCGACACCGATCTCGATCTCAAGAGTGAAAGAGTTTTCGCTCCTCGGAAGCAGTTTTCAGAGCACTCCAAGTGCCATTCAGAAGAAGAACACGAAGAGAGTTCGTCGTGGAAAGAGCAAGAGGATGTGGCGCTTTGCCTCATGATGCTCTCGAGGGACGTTGACGATAAAGGAGTTGATAAAGAATCGAAAGAGGATCCGGGTTCTCTCACGAACGACACCGAGAGATCGAAGAGGCGATCGAAACTGTGCTTTTTACCGAACGGAAAGGCGAATTCCGGCGCTTCCGACGAAGGTCCAGCTGAGAACTCCCGCGTCTCCGAAATCAATAAGGAGAACGGCGGTTCCGGCGATTTCGGTAGCTccactaagaagaagaagaggccgTACAATTGCGCCACTTGCGACAAATCGTTTCCTTCCTACCAAGCTCTCGGAGGCCACCGCGCGAGCCACAAGAGGATCAGGGGATTCGTGTGCTCGTCGAAGGCGCAGGAGAATAGCGCGGAGACAAACGCTTCTTTCGAATCGACGACGCTCAAAGAAACTCTCAACAAAGACATCGGTGCCGATCATTGCTGTGCGGAAACGAAGAGCGTAAATCGCCACCAGTGCCCGTTCTGCTTCAAGATCTTCCCCTCTGGCCAAGCTTTGGGAGGTCACAAAAGGTCGCATTTGGTTTCAAGATCGGATTTTGGCGAAGTTTCGGGCATCAACCAAAACTTCGAAATCGGGCAGAGAAAACTGAAACAGCGGAATTTGATCGATCTCAATCTCCCCGCTCCCGTCGACGAGGATTCGAGTAATACTAATGAGAATTATGAGTTTAAGTCATGGTGGATTTGA
- the LOC109721287 gene encoding paramyosin has protein sequence MDYGGGHAAEKGAAPPQPPPAPPPLRRINTAHHQPQHRRASASTSASSSSSSSSSRISSHNLNPNPSTSSDSASPTRHDAHGAAPRASHAVGSSYCYGGGGGEAHSLNHRPRLQLDGNGVSGACRKDEIYIEKLERELRNCSQEIEYLQDQLNLRNVEANFIGEHVHSLELKLMELEKLNDEANSRCLVLMEELNRKAAELQNSALEIQKLETIVLDSQCEVESLKLDITAQEEKCFEADSFSGQQLAQEEARLALQLRQAELQLSEAQQVINSLEGENKQLKELLLERDAKTKRSFSTVEEKFDNLLKQYKETSASIGSKVDEAFLLEIKRGSEAFLLALNKELSLPHEMGNFEDFLGQFLSKLAVVTACDQHIKYEIEKMANQIQESEGLIKQLKEELREEKLKAKEEAEDLTQEMAELRYQITGMLEEEYKRRAFIEQASIKRIQELEAQVIKEQKKSIAALRRYQEAQQLATTRSLEIKKLRNALKRFHSATNSGTDERLESCPCGSCDESLCSMDNLVGSSTDSEALEKPLVQDLIQWYPDDNASII, from the exons ATGGACTATGGCGGCGGCCACGCGGCCGAGAaaggggcggcgccgccgcagcccccgccggcgccgccgccgctccgccgcATAAACACCGCCCATCACCAACCCCAACACCGCCGCGCTtccgcctccacctctgcctcctcctcctcctcctcctcctcctcccgcaTCTCTTCCCACaatctaaaccctaaccctagcacaaGCTCTGACTCTGCCTCCCCTACGAGGCACGACGCACATGGCGCCGCGCCGCGCGCCTCGCACGCCGTAGGATCGTCGTATTGTtatggcggcggaggaggagaagcgcACTCCCTGAACCATCGACCC AGATTGCAGTTGGATGGAAATGGAGTATCCGGGGCATGTCGAAAAGACGAGATTTATATTGAGAAATTGGAAAGAGAACTTCGAAACTGCTCTCAGGAAATAG AATATTTGCAGGATCAGTTAAATCTGCGGAATGTTGAGGCAAATTTCATCGGAGAGCATGTACACAGCCTTGAACTGAAGCTCATGGAACTTGAAAAGTTAAATGATGAGGCCAATTCTCGATGCTTGGTTTTGATGGAGGAATTGAATCGTAAAGCAGCGGAGTTGCAAAATTCAGCTTTGGAAATACAGAAGCTCGAAACAATAGTTTTGGATTCCCAGTGTGAAGTTGAGAGCTTAAAACTAGACATAACTGCTCAAGAGGAGAAGTGCTTTGAAGCAGACAGCTTTTCAGGCCAGCAACTTGCTCAAGAGGAAGCCAGATTGGCTTTGCAACTGAGACAAGCCGAGTTACAGCTTTCTGAAGCGCAGCAGGTGATTAACAGTCTGGAGGGTGAGAATAAGCagttaaaagaattattattGGAGAGAGATGCTAAAACCAAAAGGTCCTTCTCTACAGTTGAGGAGAAATTTGATAATTTGCTGAAGCAATACAAGGAAACAAGCGCCAGCATTGGCAGCAAAGTAGACGAGGCTTTTCTTCTTGAGATAAAGAGAGGAAGCGAGGCTTTTCTTCTTGCGTTAAACAAAGAGCTTAGTTTGCCGCATGAAATGGG CAATTTTGAGGACTTTTTGGGCCAATTCCTTTCCAAACTTGCTGTTGTAACAGCATGTGATCAGCACATAAAGTACGAGATTGAGAAAATGGCGAATCAGATTCAGGAATCTGAAGGTCTAATTAAGCAGCTCAAG GAAGAGCTTCGAGAAGAAAAACTAAAGGCAAAGGAAGAAGCAGAAGACCTCACTCAAGAAATGGCTGAACTGAGGTACCAAATCACAGGCATGCTCGAAGAAGAATACAAACGCCGGGCTTTTATTGAACAGGCATCTATTAAGCGGATTCAGGAACTAGAAGCACAG GtaatcaaagaacaaaaaaaatctattgcAGCTCTACGGCGTTACCAGGAAGCACAGCAGCTAGCTACAACTCGATCGTTAGAGATCAAGAAACTAAGGAATGCATTAAAG AGGTTTCACTCAGCAACAAACTCGGGGACAGATGAGAGACTTGAATCTTGTCCATGTGGTTCCTGTGATGAATCACTATGTTCAATGGATAACTTGGTTGGATCGTCTACAGATTCGGAAGCCTTGGAGAAGCCTTTAGTCCAAGATCTTATTCAGTGGTATCCTGATGACAATGCTTCGATTATCTGA